One window from the genome of Candidatus Didemnitutus sp. encodes:
- a CDS encoding RraA family protein yields MSIDTYRKEVGMMKLEKLIAAREEVSTKPFPVPVPELLARYEQLYTGAISDVLREFALLDQALPCHLKPLRPERTVAGLAFTVKSAPNVKITGEMKFREEMLGHLHADSFVVWDTSGDEKATLWGGVMTATAFGMGVRAACIDGGIRDTHQIMEKDFPVFYKHRIPNGSLGRCLITHYQVPILLGSTVVKPGDVILGDIDGVMCVPRDIAYDVLVRAEEIKANEKKIFSWVAAGETVQQISEKGGYF; encoded by the coding sequence ATGTCCATCGATACCTACCGCAAGGAAGTCGGAATGATGAAACTCGAGAAACTGATCGCCGCGCGCGAAGAGGTCTCGACCAAGCCGTTCCCCGTCCCCGTCCCGGAACTGCTCGCCCGCTACGAGCAGCTCTACACCGGCGCGATCAGCGACGTGTTGCGCGAGTTCGCACTACTCGACCAAGCGCTGCCCTGCCATCTCAAGCCGCTGCGCCCGGAGCGCACCGTGGCCGGTCTCGCCTTCACCGTGAAAAGCGCGCCGAACGTGAAGATCACGGGCGAAATGAAATTCCGTGAGGAAATGCTCGGCCACCTGCACGCCGACAGCTTCGTGGTCTGGGACACCAGCGGCGACGAGAAGGCGACGCTCTGGGGCGGCGTGATGACCGCGACGGCGTTCGGCATGGGCGTGCGTGCCGCGTGCATCGACGGCGGCATCCGCGACACACACCAGATCATGGAAAAGGACTTCCCGGTGTTCTACAAACACCGCATCCCGAACGGCTCGCTCGGGCGCTGCCTCATCACCCACTACCAAGTCCCGATCCTCCTCGGCAGCACGGTGGTGAAACCGGGCGACGTGATCCTGGGCGACATCGACGGCGTGATGTGCGTGCCGCGCGACATCGCCTACGACGTCCTTGTCCGCGCCGAGGAGATCAAGGCCAACGAGAAGAAGATTTTCTCTTGGGTCGCCGCCGGCGAGACCGTGCAGCAGATTTCCGAAAAAGGTGGCTACTTCTGA
- a CDS encoding SDR family oxidoreductase, with the protein MNLPVSFSLRGRRALVTGASTGIGAEIALTLAQAGADVVLHHFQDAARAEAVATLARTRGVRAAVIEADLGADRAGADAANAAVAALGGIDLLVLNAAIQILDDWQRVSRADFDRQVAVNLRSSLELLQALLPAMAERGWGRVLVVGSVQQVVPRPNMIVYAATKCALGSFVLNLAPQFAARSVTLNTLAPGTIHTDRNAARLADPAFAAKVVAGIPAGRIGTPRDCAGAALLLCSDAGAYITGQTLYVDGGASL; encoded by the coding sequence ATGAACCTGCCCGTTTCCTTTTCGCTGCGCGGTCGCCGTGCGCTCGTCACCGGCGCCTCGACCGGCATCGGCGCCGAGATCGCGCTGACGCTCGCGCAGGCCGGCGCCGATGTGGTCTTGCATCATTTCCAGGATGCGGCCCGCGCCGAGGCGGTCGCGACGCTCGCCCGCACCCGCGGTGTGAGGGCGGCGGTCATCGAGGCCGATCTTGGCGCCGACCGCGCAGGCGCAGATGCTGCGAATGCCGCGGTCGCCGCGCTGGGCGGCATCGATCTCCTCGTGCTCAACGCCGCGATCCAGATCCTCGACGACTGGCAGCGCGTGAGCCGGGCGGACTTTGACCGGCAGGTCGCCGTCAACCTGCGCAGCTCGCTCGAGCTGCTCCAGGCCCTCCTTCCCGCCATGGCCGAACGTGGATGGGGTCGCGTGCTCGTCGTCGGCAGCGTCCAACAGGTCGTGCCGCGACCGAACATGATCGTCTACGCCGCCACGAAGTGCGCGCTCGGCTCCTTCGTGCTCAACCTCGCGCCCCAGTTCGCCGCGCGCAGTGTAACGCTCAACACGCTCGCGCCGGGCACGATCCACACCGACCGCAACGCCGCGCGCCTCGCCGACCCGGCGTTCGCGGCGAAGGTCGTCGCGGGCATTCCGGCCGGTCGCATCGGCACCCCACGCGACTGCGCCGGCGCCGCACTGCTCCTCTGCTCCGACGCCGGCGCCTACATCACCGGCCAGACTCTCTACGTCGACGGCGGCGCCTCCCTTTAA
- a CDS encoding mannonate dehydratase, whose translation MVKTDPHWTRLPPPSEIDTLRTIQRELAEAGLTLIGLEGDPIDMTRIKLGLPGRDEDIATYRKMLRNMGELGLRLLCYNFMAGIGWHRSDAGVPGRGGALVSRLDLAQMPATLTEHGEISAERIWDNYVHFLRAILPAAEAAGVRLGAHPDDPPVPSLRGLGRIFHAPEQFQRALGLSASPAHGLTFCQANWKLMGGPDGAETQRRLAANIEHFTRTGRVHFVHLRDVVGDARSFTETFHDEGPTDFPAMLQLYHTAGFRGPVRCDHVPTMAGEPNDQPGYGTLGRLFADGYLLGLMDALDVRTSPEEWLHTP comes from the coding sequence GTGGTCAAAACGGACCCGCACTGGACACGCCTGCCGCCGCCGAGCGAGATCGACACGCTGCGGACGATCCAGCGCGAACTCGCGGAGGCCGGGCTGACGCTGATCGGGCTCGAAGGCGACCCGATCGACATGACCCGCATCAAGCTCGGCTTGCCGGGTCGCGACGAAGACATCGCCACCTACCGGAAAATGCTGCGCAACATGGGCGAACTCGGCCTGCGGCTGCTCTGCTACAATTTCATGGCCGGCATCGGCTGGCACCGCTCCGACGCCGGCGTGCCCGGCCGCGGCGGCGCGCTCGTGTCACGCCTCGACCTCGCGCAAATGCCGGCGACCCTCACCGAACACGGCGAGATTTCCGCCGAGCGCATCTGGGACAACTACGTCCATTTTCTCCGTGCGATCCTGCCCGCGGCGGAAGCCGCCGGCGTGCGCCTCGGCGCGCATCCCGACGATCCGCCGGTGCCGTCGCTGCGCGGACTCGGACGGATTTTCCACGCGCCGGAACAGTTCCAGCGCGCGCTCGGCTTGTCGGCATCGCCGGCGCACGGACTGACGTTCTGCCAGGCAAACTGGAAACTCATGGGCGGACCCGACGGCGCCGAGACGCAGCGCAGGCTCGCCGCGAACATCGAGCATTTCACGCGCACGGGGCGCGTCCACTTCGTGCATCTGCGCGACGTCGTGGGTGACGCACGGTCTTTCACCGAGACGTTCCACGACGAGGGTCCGACCGATTTCCCCGCAATGCTGCAGCTTTATCACACCGCCGGTTTCCGCGGGCCGGTGCGCTGCGACCACGTGCCGACGATGGCCGGCGAACCGAACGACCAGCCTGGTTACGGCACGCTCGGCCGGCTCTTTGCCGACGGCTACCTCCTCGGCCTGATGGACGCGCTCGACGTCCGCACCTCGCCCGAGGAGTGGCTCCACACCCCATGA